From the Flavobacterium gyeonganense genome, the window TTGAAATTTCCCTCTTGCTGTATTAATGAAAATCGCATTAGATTTCATCTTAGCAAAAGTGTTTTTATTGAAAAGCTCATTATTTTCAGCACTGTAATTAGAATGAATGCTTAAAACATCACTTTCTGAAAGTAAAGTTTCAAAATCTACATATTTTGCATCTAATTCTTTTTCAGCTTCTTCATTGTGAGAACGATTATTGTAAATGATATTCATTCCGAATGCGGCTTTACATTTTTTAGCCATTTCAAAACCAATTCTGCCTAAACCGAAAATCCCAAGCGTTTTGCCATAAAGTTCTTGTCCTAAATTTGCTAAAGGATCAAAACTTCTCCAGTCATCATTTAGAATTCTTTTATGATTGAAGAATGATTTTCTGGCAACACTTTGCATCAATAAAAAAGCGATATCTGAAGTGGCTCTGCTTAAAACATCGGGTGTATTTCCAACAGGAATTTTTCTGTTGTTTGCCGAAGTCATATCCACAGCATCAAATCCAACAGAAAATAAAGCAATACCTTTTAAATTTGGACACTGCTCAAAAAAATCTTCGTCTAAATTATTGGTTCCAACATTCAGCAGCGCATCATTTTTTTGACAGATTTTTATAAATTCTTCTCTTGATAAAACATTTTCTGTTGGATTTATCGTTAAGTTGATGCCTTTTTCCTGAAGCAGTTTAATGCCGGCTTCGGGTATATCTTTATTTATAAAAACGTTCATCTTTTTGTAATCTAATTTTTATTTATTCGGCCTGTTTTTTTATCATACCCGTAAGGACAATGACGACAGCCGCTTTTGCAACAGTAACCACGTTTTAAATGGTGTTTTTCAGTAAAGCACTTATAACCTTCGGGCGTATAGTAAAAATCTTCGCCTTCGATTAATTTATTTTCATTACTTTGCTCTTTCATAAACTATTTTGTGTCAATTGGCGTTTCATTTAAATTGAAAAAACAATTAATCGATTGTGATTTTATTGAAATCGAACAATTTTATAACTACAAATTTATAAATTTTACAGCCAATGTTTCTGATTGTTGCTAAATATTTAATTCCAAAAGGATATCGCGGAATGGCTGTTTT encodes:
- a CDS encoding DUF5522 domain-containing protein, coding for MKEQSNENKLIEGEDFYYTPEGYKCFTEKHHLKRGYCCKSGCRHCPYGYDKKTGRINKN
- a CDS encoding 2-hydroxyacid dehydrogenase; the encoded protein is MNVFINKDIPEAGIKLLQEKGINLTINPTENVLSREEFIKICQKNDALLNVGTNNLDEDFFEQCPNLKGIALFSVGFDAVDMTSANNRKIPVGNTPDVLSRATSDIAFLLMQSVARKSFFNHKRILNDDWRSFDPLANLGQELYGKTLGIFGLGRIGFEMAKKCKAAFGMNIIYNNRSHNEEAEKELDAKYVDFETLLSESDVLSIHSNYSAENNELFNKNTFAKMKSNAIFINTARGKFQNENDLFNALTNNIIWGAGLDVTNPEPMKSDNPLLLLPNCCVLPHIGSATYEARNGMAVCAAQNIIALFENKKMPFCVNEGVYF